One window from the genome of Burkholderiales bacterium encodes:
- a CDS encoding endonuclease/exonuclease/phosphatase family protein — MMDIIHVTTYNIHKGFSQFNLRMVLPELKEELRRVHTDIAFLQEVVGEHRLHAERHNWPTRSQYEFLADSIWPEYAYGKNAVYPEGHHGNAILSRFPILNWENVDISAHPLESRGLLHCEIAVPGWDVPLHCINVHLGLGSRGRKKQAAAIRDRIERVVPHHAPLIIAGDFNDWRRTVGDFLARTLGVQEVFEHVHGAPARTYPASLPLLRLDRIYFRGLKVKGAQIYHGRPWSRISDHAVLTAAMSRA, encoded by the coding sequence ATGATGGACATCATCCACGTCACCACCTACAACATCCACAAGGGCTTTTCCCAGTTCAACCTGCGCATGGTGCTGCCGGAGCTCAAAGAAGAACTCCGGCGGGTACACACCGACATTGCCTTTCTGCAGGAAGTGGTGGGCGAGCACCGGCTGCATGCCGAGCGCCACAACTGGCCGACGCGCTCGCAGTATGAATTCCTCGCCGATTCCATCTGGCCCGAGTACGCCTACGGCAAGAATGCGGTGTATCCCGAAGGCCACCACGGCAATGCCATCCTCTCCCGCTTCCCCATCCTCAATTGGGAAAACGTCGATATCTCCGCCCATCCTCTGGAAAGCCGTGGCCTGCTCCACTGCGAGATCGCCGTGCCCGGCTGGGATGTACCGCTGCATTGCATCAACGTGCATCTGGGGTTGGGCAGCCGGGGCCGGAAAAAACAAGCGGCCGCCATCCGCGACCGCATCGAGCGCGTGGTGCCCCACCACGCGCCCCTCATCATCGCCGGTGACTTCAACGACTGGCGGCGCACGGTGGGGGACTTCCTCGCCCGCACCCTGGGCGTGCAGGAGGTGTTCGAGCACGTGCATGGCGCGCCGGCGCGCACCTATCCCGCCTCACTGCCCCTTTTGCGCCTGGACCGCATCTATTTCCGCGGCCTCAAGGTGAAAGGCGCGCAGATCTACCACGGCCGACCCTGGTCGCGCATCTCCGATCACGCCGTGCTCACCGCGGCCATGAGCCGCGCCTGA
- the nudB gene encoding dihydroneopterin triphosphate diphosphatase encodes MTKTYKLPESVLVVIHTPDGQVLLLERADHPGYWQSVTGSRNPDETLREAALREVAEETGLDASRFRLTDWNLENVYEIYPEWRHRYAPGVTHNREHVFGLEVPEPLPIRLAEREHLRYEWLPWQEAAEKCFSPSNAEAIRRLLGR; translated from the coding sequence GTGACGAAAACCTACAAGCTTCCCGAATCGGTGCTGGTGGTCATCCACACTCCGGATGGCCAGGTGCTGCTTCTGGAACGCGCCGATCATCCCGGTTACTGGCAGTCGGTGACCGGCTCGCGCAACCCCGACGAGACCCTGCGTGAGGCCGCGCTGCGCGAGGTCGCCGAGGAGACGGGACTTGATGCAAGCCGGTTCCGCTTGACCGACTGGAACCTGGAGAACGTGTACGAAATCTATCCCGAATGGCGGCACCGCTATGCGCCGGGCGTCACCCACAACCGGGAACACGTGTTCGGACTGGAAGTGCCGGAACCGCTACCCATCCGCCTCGCCGAAAGGGAACATCTGCGCTATGAGTGGCTGCCCTGGCAGGAAGCGGCGGAGAAATGCTTCTCCCCCAGCAATGCGGAGGCGATTCGCCGGCTGCTTGGAAGATGA
- a CDS encoding multidrug efflux SMR transporter has protein sequence MEWLYLFAAGLFEIVWATSQKYSQGFTRPLATLITLVTATASFVLLGLAMKHLHLGTAYAIWTGIGILGTSVLGILLFGEPVTLLRLSFMALILVGIIGLKLTY, from the coding sequence ATGGAATGGCTCTACCTCTTCGCCGCCGGCCTGTTCGAGATCGTGTGGGCCACCAGCCAGAAATATTCCCAGGGCTTCACCCGGCCCCTTGCCACCCTCATCACCCTGGTCACCGCGACGGCAAGCTTCGTCCTGCTGGGCCTGGCGATGAAACATCTGCATCTGGGCACAGCCTACGCCATCTGGACCGGCATCGGCATCCTGGGGACCAGCGTGCTCGGCATCCTCCTCTTCGGTGAGCCGGTGACCCTGTTGCGGCTGTCCTTCATGGCGCTCATCCTCGTCGGTATCATCGGGCTCAAGCTCACCTACTGA
- the aspS gene encoding aspartate--tRNA ligase encodes MRTHYCGHVTAQLLDKTVTLCGWAHRRRDHGGVIFIDLRDREGIVQVVCDPAETRAEAGTFATAEKVRNEYVLQVEGRVRRRPEGTVNPHLATGEVEVVASRLTILNASAPLPFQLDEEPAENVRLTYRYLDLRREAMQKNLRLRYRVAKSMRDYLDRHGFIEIETPMLTRSTPEGARDYLVPSRLHPGMFYALPQSPQLFKQLLMVSGFDRYFQITKCFRDEDLRADRQPEFTQVDLEMSFVEEEDVMQLVEGMIRDTFHKVLGVTLPDPFPRLSWQEAMQRFGSDKPDLRVPLELTELTDVMRDVEFKVFAGPANTPGGRVAALCLPGGGQKLSRSEIDAATEFVKIYGAKGLAWIKVNDRAKGREGLQSPIVKNLHDQAIATLLARTGAQDGDLIFFGADKAKIVNDALGALRTKLGHEKGYARDEWKPLWVVDFPAFEYDETEKRWVALHHPFTAPKPGHEEWLKSNPGACLSRAYDMVINGWEVGGGSIRIHREEVQEKVFAALGLDLEARRNKFGFLLDALQYGAPPHGGLAFGLDRLVALMAGADSIRDVIAFPKTQKGNDLMTHAPNTVDEKQLAELHIRLRQVEQKKG; translated from the coding sequence ATGCGTACACACTACTGCGGCCACGTCACCGCTCAACTTCTTGACAAGACCGTCACCCTCTGCGGCTGGGCCCACCGCCGCCGCGACCACGGCGGTGTCATCTTCATCGACCTGCGCGACCGCGAAGGCATCGTGCAGGTGGTGTGCGACCCGGCGGAAACCCGTGCCGAGGCGGGTACCTTCGCCACCGCGGAAAAGGTCCGTAACGAGTACGTGCTGCAGGTGGAAGGCCGCGTGCGGCGCCGCCCGGAGGGGACGGTGAATCCGCATCTTGCCACCGGTGAGGTGGAGGTGGTGGCCAGCCGGCTGACCATTCTCAACGCTTCCGCTCCGCTGCCTTTCCAGTTGGACGAGGAACCGGCGGAGAACGTGCGGCTCACCTACCGCTACCTGGACCTGCGCCGGGAGGCGATGCAGAAAAACCTGCGCCTGCGCTACCGGGTGGCGAAGAGCATGCGGGATTATCTCGACCGCCATGGCTTCATCGAAATCGAAACGCCCATGCTCACCCGCTCCACGCCGGAAGGAGCGCGCGACTATCTGGTGCCCTCGCGGCTGCATCCGGGCATGTTCTATGCCCTGCCCCAGTCGCCGCAGCTTTTCAAGCAGCTCCTCATGGTGTCGGGCTTCGACCGCTATTTCCAGATCACCAAGTGCTTCCGCGACGAAGACCTGCGCGCCGACCGGCAGCCCGAATTCACTCAGGTGGACCTGGAGATGTCCTTCGTCGAGGAAGAGGACGTCATGCAACTCGTGGAGGGGATGATCCGCGACACGTTCCACAAGGTCCTCGGCGTGACGCTGCCCGATCCCTTCCCCCGCCTGTCCTGGCAGGAAGCCATGCAGCGCTTCGGTTCCGACAAGCCCGACCTGCGGGTGCCGCTGGAGCTCACCGAGCTGACCGACGTCATGCGGGATGTGGAATTCAAGGTCTTCGCCGGTCCCGCCAACACGCCGGGGGGGCGGGTGGCGGCCCTGTGCCTTCCCGGCGGCGGGCAGAAGCTTTCCCGCAGCGAGATCGACGCCGCCACCGAGTTCGTGAAAATCTATGGCGCCAAGGGCCTGGCCTGGATCAAGGTCAACGATAGGGCAAAGGGGCGCGAGGGACTGCAATCGCCCATCGTCAAGAACCTGCACGATCAAGCGATTGCCACCCTGCTCGCGCGCACCGGCGCCCAGGATGGCGACCTCATCTTCTTCGGTGCGGACAAGGCGAAAATCGTCAACGACGCGCTGGGGGCCCTGCGTACCAAACTGGGCCACGAGAAGGGCTACGCCCGCGACGAATGGAAGCCTCTTTGGGTGGTGGATTTCCCCGCCTTCGAATACGACGAGACGGAAAAACGCTGGGTAGCGCTGCATCATCCCTTCACCGCGCCCAAACCGGGTCATGAGGAGTGGCTAAAGAGCAATCCCGGTGCCTGTCTGTCCCGCGCTTACGACATGGTGATCAATGGCTGGGAGGTGGGCGGCGGCTCCATCCGCATCCACCGCGAGGAGGTGCAGGAAAAGGTTTTCGCCGCCCTCGGCCTCGACCTCGAGGCGCGGCGCAACAAGTTCGGCTTTCTCCTCGACGCCCTGCAATACGGTGCCCCGCCGCACGGGGGCCTGGCCTTCGGCCTTGACCGCCTGGTGGCGCTCATGGCCGGTGCCGACTCCATCCGCGACGTGATCGCCTTCCCCAAGACGCAGAAGGGCAACGATCTCATGACCCACGCCCCCAACACCGTGGATGAAAAACAGCTCGCCGAGCTGCACATCCGGCTGCGTCAGGTGGAGCAGAAGAAAGGTTGA
- a CDS encoding DUF502 domain-containing protein, with the protein MRTLPLKRYFVTGLLIWVPLVITVWVIAFLVGTLDGVLDLLPAPYRPDAWLGVHIPGLGAAVVLTIIFLTGVVTANYFGRQLFALWESLLARIPVVKSIYSSVKQVSDTLFSGKGEAFRKVLLVRYPHTEAWSLAFQTHVPAEVRQELGDDYVAVFIPTTPSPVNGFYFYVKKSETREVDISVDLALKYIVSMGVMGAATRPSALDYPGD; encoded by the coding sequence ATGCGCACCCTGCCCCTTAAACGCTATTTCGTCACCGGACTGCTCATCTGGGTTCCCCTGGTCATCACCGTCTGGGTGATCGCCTTTCTCGTCGGCACCCTGGACGGTGTGCTCGACCTGCTGCCCGCGCCCTACCGCCCCGACGCCTGGCTCGGCGTGCACATCCCGGGACTGGGTGCGGCGGTGGTACTCACCATCATCTTCCTCACCGGCGTGGTGACGGCCAATTATTTCGGCCGCCAACTGTTCGCCCTGTGGGAAAGCCTGCTGGCGCGCATTCCGGTGGTGAAATCCATCTACAGCAGCGTCAAGCAGGTGAGCGATACGCTCTTTTCCGGCAAGGGGGAGGCCTTCCGCAAGGTGCTGCTGGTGCGCTATCCCCACACCGAAGCCTGGTCGCTCGCCTTCCAGACCCACGTGCCGGCCGAGGTGCGCCAGGAGTTGGGCGACGATTACGTGGCGGTCTTCATCCCCACCACCCCCAGCCCGGTGAACGGCTTTTATTTCTACGTGAAGAAGAGCGAGACCCGGGAGGTGGACATCAGCGTCGATCTCGCCCTCAAGTACATCGTCTCCATGGGCGTGATGGGTGCCGCAACGCGGCCCTCCGCACTGGATTATCCCGGCGACTGA
- a CDS encoding zinc ribbon domain-containing protein, protein MPIYEYRCSECGFQQEYIQKMSDAPLTTCPQCGKETFTKLLSAAGFQLKGSGWYATDFKGGSQAPKKEETPAPTCGAGACPACQA, encoded by the coding sequence ATGCCGATCTACGAGTATCGCTGCAGCGAGTGCGGCTTCCAGCAGGAATACATCCAGAAAATGAGCGATGCGCCGCTCACCACCTGCCCCCAGTGCGGCAAGGAAACCTTCACCAAGCTCCTTTCCGCGGCCGGCTTCCAGCTCAAGGGCAGTGGCTGGTATGCGACCGACTTCAAGGGCGGCAGCCAGGCGCCGAAGAAGGAGGAAACCCCCGCACCCACCTGCGGGGCCGGCGCCTGCCCCGCCTGCCAGGCCTGA
- a CDS encoding ankyrin repeat domain-containing protein: protein MSELFDAIEAGDVSRVQALIAAGSDVNAAGEGGLTPLMAAARLGHLQIVRDLLAAGADVKATDERGLTPLMHACYNPDLDRGFADVVQVLIEAGSDIEHQIFYGVRPLMLAAGAGEAEVVDVLIKAGADVKARNEGGRTALMMVKDKDYVEVINLLHEAESLIEWERGEAGCGSRNAPNANVVTFLKPQKR, encoded by the coding sequence ATGTCTGAACTGTTTGATGCAATCGAAGCCGGCGATGTCAGCCGGGTGCAGGCGCTGATCGCGGCGGGCAGCGATGTCAACGCGGCGGGGGAAGGGGGGCTCACGCCGCTGATGGCGGCGGCGCGGCTGGGGCATTTGCAGATCGTGCGCGATCTGCTCGCCGCCGGCGCCGATGTCAAGGCGACCGACGAGCGGGGGCTGACGCCCCTCATGCATGCCTGCTACAACCCCGATCTCGACCGTGGCTTCGCCGACGTGGTGCAGGTGCTCATCGAGGCCGGCTCCGACATCGAGCACCAGATCTTCTACGGTGTGCGGCCCCTCATGCTGGCCGCCGGTGCCGGCGAGGCGGAGGTGGTGGACGTCCTCATCAAGGCCGGTGCCGACGTGAAGGCGCGCAACGAAGGGGGACGCACCGCCCTCATGATGGTGAAAGACAAGGACTACGTCGAGGTGATCAACCTCCTCCACGAAGCGGAATCGCTGATCGAGTGGGAGCGGGGCGAAGCGGGTTGTGGCTCCCGCAACGCGCCCAACGCCAACGTGGTGACCTTCCTCAAACCTCAGAAACGCTGA
- the sfsA gene encoding DNA/RNA nuclease SfsA yields the protein MRFETPLLPGTLVARYRRFLADVRLADGRIVTAHCPNTGSLLGCDTPGERVWLSCATHPRRKLAYTWELAEVAPGVLVGLHTGRANRLVEEAIRAGRIAALAGYTDIRREVRCGREASRIDLLLAAPDRSACYVEVKSVTAAVENGIGLFPDAVSRRAVKHLRELMHLAGEGRRAVLFFCAQRADVVEVRPADAIDPHYGRVLREAMRCGVEAMAWRAEVTLDGIRLTEPVPVVCP from the coding sequence ATGAGGTTCGAGACCCCCCTCCTCCCCGGCACGCTGGTTGCGCGCTATCGCCGGTTCCTCGCCGACGTGAGACTTGCCGACGGCCGCATCGTCACCGCCCATTGTCCCAATACCGGTTCCCTGCTGGGCTGTGATACACCGGGCGAGCGGGTGTGGCTTTCCTGCGCAACCCACCCCCGGCGCAAGCTCGCCTATACCTGGGAGCTTGCCGAAGTGGCGCCCGGGGTGCTGGTGGGCCTCCACACAGGACGCGCCAACCGGCTGGTGGAGGAGGCCATCCGCGCCGGCCGGATCGCGGCGCTCGCGGGTTACACGGACATCCGCCGGGAGGTGCGCTGCGGGCGGGAGGCAAGCCGCATCGATCTGCTCCTTGCCGCCCCCGACCGTAGTGCCTGTTACGTGGAGGTGAAGAGTGTCACCGCCGCGGTGGAAAACGGCATCGGTCTTTTCCCCGACGCGGTCAGCCGGCGGGCGGTGAAGCATCTGCGGGAGCTCATGCATCTCGCAGGGGAAGGCCGGCGGGCAGTATTGTTCTTCTGCGCCCAGCGTGCCGATGTGGTGGAGGTGCGTCCCGCCGATGCCATCGATCCCCACTATGGGCGGGTCCTGCGCGAGGCCATGCGCTGCGGGGTGGAGGCGATGGCCTGGCGCGCCGAGGTGACCCTCGACGGCATCCGCCTCACCGAGCCGGTGCCGGTGGTGTGTCCGTAG